In Curtobacterium sp. TC1, the following proteins share a genomic window:
- a CDS encoding DUF1653 domain-containing protein, with the protein MSDDVTPGRYRHFKGNDYEVQLVARDVETEEPVVVYQALYGERGHWVRTLADFTAHVTRDGYDGPRFVPVPSADEPDLSFQSPH; encoded by the coding sequence GTGAGCGACGACGTGACTCCTGGCCGGTACCGCCACTTCAAGGGCAACGACTACGAGGTGCAGCTCGTTGCCCGTGACGTCGAGACCGAGGAACCGGTCGTCGTCTACCAGGCGCTGTACGGCGAGCGGGGGCACTGGGTTCGCACGCTCGCTGACTTCACGGCGCACGTGACCCGCGACGGGTACGACGGGCCGCGGTTCGTGCCGGTACCGAGCGCGGACGAGCCGGATTTGTCATTTCAGTCACCACATTGA